The following is a genomic window from Pseudopipra pipra isolate bDixPip1 chromosome 2, bDixPip1.hap1, whole genome shotgun sequence.
CCCTGCCGGAGCCTAAGGAAGCGATTCCTCACCCGTCTGTCGCTGTCCCGGCCGCGCACGGGTGGGGGATGCGCCCACCTCGCCGGGCTGCGGGGCGCTGCAGGGATGAGCCCCGGCGCCGAGCTCCCCCCGCCGCCCACTGGGCCTCGGCCCTTGTTATGGGGGTTGTGAGGAAGGGCGTgcgtgtgtctgtgtgtttcgTTTCTCACAAAAGGTAGCAGCGGAGGTGCAGAGCCGTCCCCGGCCGGAGGTGAAAGGCCGGTCCCGGATGGTGAccgcccccgcccccccccgccgccTCAGTCCGACAGGGAGTGGGAGCCGCAGTCGTACACCCTGTGGGCCCCGTCGGCGCTGTAGGGCCCGTTGTGCCAGTAGGACGAGTCGCAGACCGTCTGCAAGGAGTTGATTTCAGATGCAGAGGAGTTGGCATCCCTCCTCTTGGACCTTTTTCTGTTCCTCAGGATGAACACCAGCATGCCAACCACCGTGAAGGCAGAGGTCACAAAAACCAGCAGGAGCCCTGGCACTAGCACCGAAATAGAGACCCGACTGGTCTCCAAGTAGGAGTTGGAGTGAGTACCTGTCTCTGTCAGCCCGGTGCTGTTTTTGTTTGTAGAAGTTAATGTGGGCAAGATTTTTAACTGAGGGCAAATCACATCATTGGAGAGAGACTCAAAATCCTCCTTGAAGAAATCTTCAGGGGACTCGCACCTCAGGTCGCTCATAATCACCTTGGGGCGCAGCATCTCCGCCCACTGTTTGAAAGGCACAATAGGGCAAGTACAGTCCCATGGGTTGCCGTGCAGGTCGATCTGGGTGATGGAGGTGAGCTGGTCCAGGACCCCTGCAACTGGGAGGTACATGAAATAATTGTTGTGTATGCTCAGCTTGGAAAGCGAGACCCCGGCAAACACGTCTACTGGGAGAGACCTCAGTAGGTTGTTGTTGAGGATGAGGACTCTCAGTTTGGGCATTGCATTGAAGGTGCCAGGCATAATCATCTGGATCCCATTAAACTCCACGTTCAGATACTCCAGGTTTTGCAGCCCAGCGAATTTCTCCCGGGACAGTGTGTCTAAGTAGTTGCTATCCATGTAGAGCCATCGGAGATCAAAGAGGTTCTTGAAGGTGTTGTTCTCCACGGTGGCAATGTTGTTGTTGCCCAGATCAAGTAAATTAAGTTTTCGGTAATCCAGAAAGTGGGATTTCCTTATGGTGTGTATTTTGTTGTCTCTCAGAAATAGCTCCTGCACATTGGATGGCTTGGGCTTCAAATCCACCAAGCTGCTCACATTCCTGTCATTGCAATTAACCTTTAAACCCGAGCCAGGGATCTGATCACAGCTGCAGATGTGTGGGCAGGACACGGTAGCTGGTAGCTTGCTCTTCGCACTCACTGTCGACACAGCAGCAGTGGGTCTGGTCTTGATTTGCCAGTTGACAGGAATCTTTGTACCTCCATTTGGAGCAGATCCTGGCGTGGCAGGGTCTTCTTTGCCATGTATTTTAaagggggttggaatgggacCAGGATCGCAGGTTTCTTCTTCAGCAGGGGGAGCAGCTAGGCTAGAATCTACTCTGTTCTTTTTGCACAGCTCTTGCTCTGTGGTCTCATTTAAATCTTTGCCCTGCAACCTAGTGGGAGCCTCACAAATCACTCTGCCGATCAAAGCGTTTTTAGGTATGTTTTCCAGCCATTCTTTCAACGACAGAAGATCGCAAGTGCAGTCCCAGGGGTTATCCTCTAGCAGGATTTCAGCAATGCCTGGGATCTGCTCCAGGACCTCCTCGTAAGGCAAGGTTTTAAGACGGTTTCCCCGCAGGTCGAGGTGGGTGATCGGCACGTACTGAAACACGTTCGGGGGCAAGGTGCTGATGAGATTGTCATTTAAAATCAGCACTTCTAGCTTGTTTAAGTCCCTAAATGCTCCGGGGTCAATATCCCGCAATAGATTAAAATCTGCCTGGAGGTATTCCAGATCGTCCAGCCCCAGGAAAGTCTGCTTCCTGAATGATTTGATCTTATTGTTGTTTATGTGCAAGCGTTTCACCAGCTGCAGCCCAAGAAAAGCCCCGGGAACAATCTCATGCAAACCGTTGTTTTCCATGTGCAAACTGACCGCATTGTAAAAGTTAGCAAACTCATTAGGGAAAAGTCGAGTCAGGGAATTGCCATGCAGGAATAAATGGTAAAACTGGGAAGTTGGGGCGCTGAAATGTTGCAGGCTGGTAAATCCCTTTTTCTCACAGTCTACGTGCAAATCCCCTTCTATCTCGTTGCAGGCACAGATCTTCTCTTTGCAAACGTCCCCTGTAACGtttccagcagcaaaacaaagagaCGTCTCCAGCAACAGAAtccaaagcagcatttttaaacCGAGCAATTCATTCCCGATCTCATCACAAAGTAACAGCAACCATCCTCCTCACACGGAAAGCAATTCCAGTTCATTCAATACATTAAATGTCCGAACCACCAccaaaaggggagaaaaaaaatggggggggggggagagcagggagggtCGGTGGAGGGGGGGgatgctttcttttctcctctctccccccccaaGTACAACTGCAACAGCCCAGATTCCAGTCAGTAATTATATCCACAAACTATGCAGGCACGTACTGCAaggcaggcaaaaaaaaaaaaaaaaaaaaaaaagtagaaggaaaaaaaattcccctccGCGCTCGCCCTCCCTGACGCCTCCCGGGCAGCTAAGTGGAGGTCTGCTGGCCAGGCTGGCTCACCGGCACGGTGCTGCTGGCCCCCGGCCGCCGCTACATGTTAGAGAGGTGCGGGCGGGAGCGCGGCGGTGGCCGCGGAGGCTGCGCCGTGCGCGGCTCCGCGCGGACTGACCTTGCCGGGCGGCCGCGGAGCCGCGCTCctcgcccgccgcccgccgggcGCTGTCCAGCGCCGCGGTGCTGAAAGCGCCCTCCCCAGCCTAAGCGCTGCTTGCCCCAGCCCAGCGCTGCCCGccccagcccaggagctgctggcccCAGCCTAGGCGCTGCCCGCCCCAGCCTAGGCGCTGCGCGGCGCCTGCCCCCGCTGCTGCGGTGCGCGGCTGCCCATGCCCGCCGGCGGCCGGGGCCCGCCgaggggccggggccggggccgcccgccTGCCCGCGCCGCGCCTCGCCTCGCCCTGCCGGCCGCGCTGCCTCCCCTGCTCGCTCGCTCCCTCGCTcgctcttctttcctttttcttccgCTGCTGCCGAGCCGCACgctcgcacacactcacatgCACGCAGAGGGAGAGTTGCTAAGAGGCTCTGCTCGTTTCAACCTGGTGCACACTGAAAGATCTGACAccctctgctgagctgcagtgGCAAAAATCCATCTGCTGAGGGAatgctggagaggaaaaaaaaaatcaatccacGTACAGGGCAAGCGTTAAAAACGTTGGCATTAAAAACCGTCAATGTATTTAGATGCTTTCTCGTAAAtggattatttaatttatttcttttcttttaagatgGAAAGTTTAGCATTCCCCTCCTCCCGACAGGTTCCTTATGTCCCccattcgcacacactcacacctGCAAAAGCAGTAGAGGAAGGCGCGTTTGCCTTATTGTATTTCCCAACGGCTTGAACAGAATTAGTGTCAGGGTGTCAAGCGAATAGCAATTTGAGGTAATTATTCTGCACGCCATTTTCATCGTTGCTTTAAATGCGTTTCGTCCTCCCCTGCAGTCTAGGATGTTTCATGCTGGATTTTGCCTCTTGCTGGTGTTCTCTATGCAATGTCGAAGCGCGGATTAAGGCATTCTCCCTCtctatttttcataatttagaCGATCACAGAGAAGAGGGTAAGTACGGGGGAGGGGATTGCTGCACTGCTAGCAGTTCACACTACCTGTTCCCACAGAGTATAGTGTCTCCCTCaaagaggggaggagagggtaGAAACTGACGGTTATTCTTATCTCTGTATAAAAATACAGAGATGCACGTATGTCCACGCATAGATATTTTTCTAGGGATGCTCCTATTATACGCTCTGTGGAAATCAAATGCCTGCTTCCCTCGaccccctcctccttctcactccggcctcctccctctccaccgccccccccccccccttcccccgccGTCCTTTCCAGCTCCTACCCTTCTGACAAAAGAGATTACACAGCGGAAAAATCGGTGCCTGGCCTTAAAGACAGGAGCCAAGCACACAAAAGTTTCTGCATCATTTGGACGGGTTTCAGATGCCTACGAGCGAAGAACCAGTTGCACCTCTGGTGGTGCAAGTGGAAACCcgcctttcccctttccttgtCAAACAGCGctgaagagaaggaggagggagaggagggagaggagggggagaaggaggaggaggaggaggaggaggaggaggaggaggaggaggcacgGAGGCGGGAGAGGCAGCCCAGCCTCTTGGTgcctcctgcagcctggggcCGTACCtctcccgcccggccccggtGGTGAACTTTGCGGCATACTGGTAGGGGGGGATGTAACAGTGGGAGTGGGTTGGAGGAGGGTTATTTATAGGAAAATCCAGAAAACCATATGGAGCCTGCACACCCTGGTCCCAGCGGCATGTTAATTTGGTCAAAGCTTTTCCCTGGCTACGGCTTGCAAATAAATTAGACATCCTGCCGACGATGATCTTATCAAATTAATGCAATTAGACCGCAGACAAGTTACAACAGTTACTGTGGCCATTTCGTGTCCCCAGGATGAAGATTTGGCCTTTTGGTTTGTTACAGTAGGCAGAGActagggagggagggggaaacagggaaggaaatagGACAGGAGtaggaaacaaaacagacagaaagagagaaatccTGACCCTGAAAATGACTGCCCAATAAATTACAAACGGACCAGAAGAGATAAAATGCCACTGAGACAGAAAGCACCAGAAGAAATGTATCAGTGgtttcattaggaaaaaagaaagagggaaggaaactTGGTGCCACATTTAGGCACATTAATTCATTTCTCCTGGTAGTTTCTTTGACTTTGTCTCTTGGTGATGGGGCAAGGCTGTCTGGACACCTTCCGTGGATCCAAAA
Proteins encoded in this region:
- the SLITRK1 gene encoding SLIT and NTRK-like protein 1, giving the protein MLLWILLLETSLCFAAGNVTGDVCKEKICACNEIEGDLHVDCEKKGFTSLQHFSAPTSQFYHLFLHGNSLTRLFPNEFANFYNAVSLHMENNGLHEIVPGAFLGLQLVKRLHINNNKIKSFRKQTFLGLDDLEYLQADFNLLRDIDPGAFRDLNKLEVLILNDNLISTLPPNVFQYVPITHLDLRGNRLKTLPYEEVLEQIPGIAEILLEDNPWDCTCDLLSLKEWLENIPKNALIGRVICEAPTRLQGKDLNETTEQELCKKNRVDSSLAAPPAEEETCDPGPIPTPFKIHGKEDPATPGSAPNGGTKIPVNWQIKTRPTAAVSTVSAKSKLPATVSCPHICSCDQIPGSGLKVNCNDRNVSSLVDLKPKPSNVQELFLRDNKIHTIRKSHFLDYRKLNLLDLGNNNIATVENNTFKNLFDLRWLYMDSNYLDTLSREKFAGLQNLEYLNVEFNGIQMIMPGTFNAMPKLRVLILNNNLLRSLPVDVFAGVSLSKLSIHNNYFMYLPVAGVLDQLTSITQIDLHGNPWDCTCPIVPFKQWAEMLRPKVIMSDLRCESPEDFFKEDFESLSNDVICPQLKILPTLTSTNKNSTGLTETGTHSNSYLETSRVSISVLVPGLLLVFVTSAFTVVGMLVFILRNRKRSKRRDANSSASEINSLQTVCDSSYWHNGPYSADGAHRVYDCGSHSLSD